One Hordeum vulgare subsp. vulgare chromosome 4H, MorexV3_pseudomolecules_assembly, whole genome shotgun sequence DNA window includes the following coding sequences:
- the LOC123448885 gene encoding mitochondrial import inner membrane translocase subunit TIM22-4-like — protein MASPEPSAAAGQRAAVEPLQLPTPEEIKGQEMMNNCAVRSVLSGVMGGGLGVLMGLFFGALENPIMQEEMTARQQIVYQAKQMGRKSMSHAKTFAVMGLIFSAAECVVEKARAKHDITNSAVAGCVTGGALAAKGGPQASCIGCVGFGAFSVAIEKFMERYN, from the exons ATGGCCTCGCCGGAGCCATCGGCCGCGGCCGGCCAGAGGGCAGCGGTGGAGCCGCTCCAGCTGCCAACGCCGGAGGAGATCAAGGGGCAGGAGATGATGAACAACTGTGCCGTCCGGAGCGTCCTCAGTGGTGTCATGG GGGGTGGTCTTGGTGTACTTATGGGACTATTTTTTGGAGCTTTGGAAAACCCAATAATGCAAGAGGAGATGACAGCAAGGCAACAAATAGTCTACCAGGCAAAACAGATGGGTAGAAAAAGTATGAGCCATGCTAAGACCTTTGCAGTAATGGGCTTGATTTTCTCTGCAGCTGAATGCGTCGTAGAGAAG GCTCGGGCAAAGCATGACATTACCAATTCGGCAGTAGCTGGCTGTGTCACGGGAGGGGCTTTAGCTGCAAAAG GTGGCCCTCAAGCTTCATGTATCGGGTGCGTGGGTTTTGGTGCCTTCTCTGTGGCTATTGAGAAGTTCATGGAGCGATATAACTGA